The Streptomyces spororaveus genome includes a region encoding these proteins:
- a CDS encoding phosphotransferase, which yields MVGSVHAAVDLRHVPADPVLVRVEQGLNVRLHRDTLVRKRRSLGARTERGTWVRIERRAFERIGQQGWNGTEAAAVLLGVVMPRWYQGVTWREADEPVMWRADELELVTSQPVGTGARVREDPGLPEAWWAGLNGSLDALSSQHTYRIATPDTERITQELVTGKLGEVFPAVTDTRVGKWVPAHGDLTWANVMGPGFCLIDWEDWGMAPRGLDAVTLWGNALAVPGLAARVYHERQRDLESRDGKLMALYFLSKIVGPHAREDDPLLVPARREAARLAADLQT from the coding sequence ATGGTCGGTTCAGTGCATGCGGCTGTGGACTTGCGCCACGTGCCCGCTGACCCGGTTCTGGTCCGGGTGGAGCAGGGCCTGAACGTACGCCTGCACCGGGACACCTTGGTGCGCAAGCGCCGCTCCCTCGGAGCCCGTACAGAGCGGGGGACCTGGGTACGGATCGAGCGCCGTGCCTTCGAGCGGATCGGCCAACAAGGATGGAACGGCACCGAGGCCGCCGCGGTGCTGCTCGGGGTCGTAATGCCCCGGTGGTACCAGGGCGTGACGTGGCGCGAGGCAGACGAGCCGGTGATGTGGCGGGCCGACGAGCTGGAGCTGGTCACCTCGCAGCCGGTCGGCACGGGCGCTCGCGTACGTGAGGACCCTGGTCTGCCCGAAGCCTGGTGGGCGGGGCTGAACGGCTCTCTCGATGCCCTGTCCTCGCAGCACACATACCGGATCGCGACACCGGACACGGAGCGGATCACGCAGGAGCTCGTCACCGGGAAACTGGGCGAGGTGTTCCCCGCGGTCACGGACACCAGGGTCGGGAAGTGGGTTCCGGCCCACGGGGATCTGACGTGGGCGAATGTGATGGGGCCCGGGTTCTGCCTCATCGACTGGGAGGACTGGGGCATGGCTCCCCGCGGCCTGGACGCCGTAACGCTCTGGGGGAACGCGCTGGCCGTCCCCGGCCTCGCCGCCCGGGTCTACCACGAGCGGCAACGGGATTTGGAGAGCCGGGACGGCAAGCTCATGGCCCTGTACTTCCTGTCCAAGATCGTGGGGCCCCATGCCCGCGAGGACGATCCCCTGCTGGTGCCGGCTCGGAGGGAAGCAGCGCGGTTGGCAGCCGACCTTCAGACCTGA
- a CDS encoding SDR family oxidoreductase translates to MTILIVGASGFLGTELVRQAVLSGHTTAGTYATRPGTVPEATWHALDLRDADNIEAVVAETRPRVIINASSGGARWTVTAEGPVRLAMAAAKTGSRMIQVSSDAVFSGSAAVPYDESSLPDPVTPYGAAKAAAETGVLLVHPDAVVARTSLIIGDGQSEHERAVHGLVAGTREGVLFTDDVRCPVHVSDLAAALLELATADTTGVHHLGGAEALSRYDLGLLIARRDGLDASPLHKGLRADSTLPGGIEIRLDSRATQRRLQSTLRGAREFLPPRGETPKVK, encoded by the coding sequence GTGACGATTCTGATCGTGGGTGCCTCCGGGTTCCTCGGGACCGAACTGGTCCGACAAGCCGTCCTGTCCGGGCACACGACAGCCGGGACCTACGCCACCAGACCAGGGACCGTTCCGGAGGCGACCTGGCACGCTCTGGACCTGCGCGATGCCGACAACATCGAAGCGGTCGTGGCCGAGACCAGGCCCCGCGTCATCATCAACGCATCGAGCGGCGGCGCGCGCTGGACAGTCACGGCCGAAGGACCGGTCCGTCTGGCCATGGCGGCGGCGAAGACCGGGAGCCGGATGATCCAGGTTTCCTCCGACGCCGTGTTCTCCGGCTCCGCCGCCGTGCCCTACGACGAGTCGAGTCTGCCCGACCCCGTCACCCCATACGGGGCGGCGAAGGCGGCCGCCGAGACCGGAGTACTCCTCGTTCATCCGGACGCCGTGGTGGCCCGAACCTCTCTGATCATCGGCGACGGCCAGTCCGAGCACGAACGTGCCGTCCACGGCCTTGTCGCTGGAACCCGCGAAGGAGTCCTGTTCACCGACGACGTGCGCTGCCCCGTCCACGTGAGCGACCTGGCGGCAGCCCTCTTGGAGCTCGCCACGGCGGACACCACAGGCGTCCATCATCTCGGCGGCGCCGAGGCGTTGAGCCGGTACGACCTGGGCTTGCTCATCGCCAGACGCGACGGACTGGATGCCTCCCCGCTCCACAAAGGGCTGCGGGCCGACAGCACGCTCCCCGGAGGCATCGAGATCCGTCTCGACAGCCGCGCCACGCAGAGGAGACTGCAGTCCACGCTCCGAGGCGCCCGCGAGTTCCTGCCCCCACGAGGCGAGACCCCGAAGGTCAAATAG
- a CDS encoding 2OG-Fe(II)-dependent halogenase WelO5 family protein has product MPRTALDPLFTPTDAPGGFTERHLAHLIGATAAAVTVPRFLDEQTCADTLAALERLPTAAYDLERVPTPIVRFGPSLNDYRTAAGGLDAERYWRDAEAARVSWQRARLRPDPVALSLARLGTAWGSAISPATIGGRPVFAGTLREINEGALLHYDDVRREFPCRLFDQETVAQLAFNVWAAVPETGGATTLWRHRWDPADEQHRYSYGYRSKTVEHCQQVSLRPQLGGALLFNPAHFHEVQANPGQRRIALAYFLALTTTGQLITWS; this is encoded by the coding sequence ATGCCCCGCACGGCGCTGGACCCCCTGTTCACCCCCACGGACGCCCCAGGCGGCTTCACCGAGCGACACCTGGCCCACCTCATTGGCGCGACCGCCGCCGCCGTCACCGTCCCGCGCTTCCTCGATGAGCAGACCTGCGCCGACACCCTGGCCGCCCTGGAGCGGCTGCCCACCGCCGCCTACGACCTGGAGCGCGTACCGACCCCGATCGTCCGGTTCGGCCCGTCCCTCAACGACTACCGCACCGCCGCGGGAGGACTGGATGCCGAGCGTTACTGGCGTGACGCCGAGGCCGCGCGGGTCTCCTGGCAGAGAGCCCGACTGCGCCCCGATCCGGTCGCGTTATCGCTGGCCCGCCTCGGTACGGCCTGGGGCAGCGCGATCTCTCCCGCCACCATCGGCGGCCGGCCGGTCTTCGCCGGCACCCTGCGCGAGATCAACGAAGGCGCCCTCCTCCACTACGACGACGTACGGCGCGAGTTCCCCTGCCGCCTCTTCGACCAGGAGACCGTCGCCCAGCTCGCCTTCAACGTCTGGGCCGCCGTCCCCGAGACGGGCGGCGCCACCACGCTCTGGCGCCACCGCTGGGATCCCGCCGATGAGCAGCACCGCTACTCCTACGGCTACCGGTCCAAGACAGTCGAGCACTGCCAGCAGGTCAGCCTGCGGCCGCAGCTCGGAGGAGCGCTCCTGTTCAACCCGGCGCATTTCCACGAGGTCCAGGCGAACCCGGGCCAACGCCGGATCGCCCTCGCTTACTTCCTCGCCCTCACCACCACCGGCCAGCTCATCACCTGGTCCTAG
- a CDS encoding radical SAM protein, with translation MLMHKVPVEIRPDETGRVKITDECGLACTFCHNEGTAVTADNRNVEPGQYTGTAGRTGRVSIYIATNGAQFLSARIEPGPEFALALAALRGSITTREIHFTGGEPTLHPRLPALVQQVRDMGFTVGLTSNGENGAAVLEECAGAGLDRVNLSVFGTTAVELAAVQAPRFASVGLAEAKIAALAATIETGLRSGIKVSANLVVSDSTQIPRALRIVEEYGRDVTIRFLVNLETEDHSRTAIREALAILDAVPVRHIITAGTSDERTRYQLPGGRTVYAKNIRPVRLPETCSGCRFNNATDCAEGYYGVRMYRAQDGPYMIGVCIRRMDICVPIGEFAMSRRAREIQAFRDDETARLTAQYPQLIPA, from the coding sequence ATGCTCATGCACAAGGTGCCCGTCGAAATACGCCCCGACGAGACCGGCCGCGTCAAGATCACCGACGAATGCGGGCTGGCCTGCACGTTCTGCCACAACGAGGGAACCGCCGTCACCGCCGACAACCGGAACGTCGAACCCGGGCAGTACACCGGAACGGCCGGCAGGACCGGCCGGGTCTCGATCTACATCGCCACCAACGGAGCGCAGTTCCTCTCCGCCCGCATCGAGCCCGGCCCCGAGTTCGCTCTCGCGCTGGCCGCGCTCCGCGGCAGCATCACCACCCGGGAGATCCACTTCACGGGCGGCGAACCGACCCTCCATCCCCGCCTGCCCGCCCTGGTCCAACAGGTCCGGGACATGGGGTTCACCGTGGGCCTGACCTCCAACGGCGAGAACGGCGCCGCCGTCCTGGAGGAGTGCGCGGGAGCCGGCCTGGACCGCGTCAACCTCTCGGTCTTCGGGACCACCGCGGTGGAACTCGCTGCTGTGCAGGCCCCGCGCTTCGCCTCGGTCGGTCTCGCGGAGGCGAAGATCGCTGCCCTGGCGGCAACGATCGAGACCGGACTCCGCAGCGGCATCAAGGTCTCCGCGAACCTCGTCGTCAGCGACTCCACCCAGATCCCCCGCGCCCTGCGCATCGTCGAGGAGTACGGCCGCGACGTGACCATACGCTTCCTGGTCAACCTGGAGACCGAGGACCACTCCCGGACGGCCATCAGGGAGGCCCTGGCCATCCTCGACGCGGTACCCGTCCGCCACATCATCACCGCCGGCACCTCCGACGAGCGGACCCGGTACCAGCTACCCGGCGGCCGGACCGTCTACGCCAAGAACATCCGCCCGGTCCGGCTTCCCGAGACCTGCTCCGGATGCCGCTTCAACAACGCCACCGACTGCGCCGAGGGGTACTACGGAGTCCGTATGTACCGGGCCCAGGACGGCCCGTACATGATCGGCGTCTGCATCCGACGCATGGACATCTGCGTACCTATCGGCGAGTTCGCGATGAGCCGGCGCGCCAGGGAGATCCAGGCCTTCCGAGACGACGAGACCGCACGCCTCACCGCCCAGTACCCACAGCTGATACCGGCTTGA
- a CDS encoding threonine/serine dehydratase: MQQLSYGDIKAAADRIVGRIRPVALSRVDPGAIRTAHPDPLDEGPQKPCEVWLALEHMQHTGSFKARGAQNFLAAHREAGTLPDAGVTIASGGNAGLACAWAAQQQGVRATVFLPETAPPVKVARLRKYNADVRLVGAEYAEALGACENFAGATGALASHAYDHPLIAAGAGTLLEEIRQQIPGLDTVVVAVGGGGLFAGVATAAQHHGVRVVAVEPENCRALNAALEAGEPVDVPVDSIAADSLGARRTSGMALHAAQQDRVHSVLVPDSDIIKARQALWDHRRIAVEHAAATGLAALLAEPRYDTRWNALPQPGDPFVPCRSYRPGNGERVAVILCGANTDLSSLTNQDELQ, translated from the coding sequence ATGCAACAGCTCTCGTACGGCGACATCAAGGCAGCGGCCGACCGGATCGTCGGCCGTATCCGGCCCGTAGCTCTCTCCCGCGTGGACCCCGGCGCGATCCGCACCGCCCACCCGGACCCCCTGGACGAGGGCCCGCAGAAGCCCTGCGAGGTGTGGCTCGCGCTGGAGCACATGCAGCACACCGGCAGTTTCAAGGCCCGCGGCGCGCAGAACTTCCTCGCCGCCCACCGCGAGGCCGGCACCCTGCCGGACGCCGGAGTGACCATCGCCTCCGGCGGGAACGCGGGGCTCGCCTGCGCGTGGGCCGCCCAGCAGCAGGGCGTCAGAGCCACGGTGTTCCTGCCCGAGACCGCGCCGCCGGTCAAGGTCGCCAGGCTGCGCAAGTACAACGCGGACGTACGCCTCGTGGGCGCCGAGTACGCCGAGGCCCTCGGCGCATGCGAGAACTTCGCGGGCGCGACCGGCGCGCTGGCCAGCCACGCCTACGACCACCCCCTCATCGCCGCGGGAGCAGGAACCCTGCTGGAGGAGATCCGCCAGCAGATTCCCGGCCTGGACACCGTGGTCGTCGCGGTCGGCGGCGGCGGCCTGTTCGCCGGAGTGGCCACCGCCGCCCAGCACCACGGCGTACGGGTCGTCGCCGTGGAACCGGAGAACTGCCGGGCGCTGAACGCCGCACTCGAAGCCGGCGAGCCTGTCGACGTACCCGTCGACTCGATCGCTGCCGACTCACTGGGAGCCCGCCGCACCTCAGGCATGGCCCTGCACGCCGCCCAGCAGGACCGCGTGCACTCAGTCCTCGTGCCGGACAGCGACATCATCAAGGCGCGCCAGGCCCTGTGGGACCACCGCCGTATCGCCGTCGAGCACGCGGCTGCCACCGGACTGGCGGCTCTCCTCGCGGAGCCGAGGTACGACACCCGGTGGAACGCCCTGCCGCAGCCCGGCGATCCCTTCGTGCCATGCCGCAGCTACCGGCCCGGCAACGGCGAAAGGGTCGCCGTGATCCTCTGCGGCGCCAACACCGACCTCAGTAGCCTGACGAACCAGGATGAATTGCAGTAG
- a CDS encoding class IV adenylate cyclase, which translates to MTTAVTEFEVKALGIVPADIAARIEKAGGTHITDRRMRRYVYDTVPAVVGKWVRLRDTGTEVTLCVKEIHSDQVDGTRETEVGVADFGLAHAALTASGLIARSYQENRRSSWLLDGVRLELDHWPLIPPYLEIEADTEAEVWAMADRLGLDRTSLTAENTTAVYRRYGIDLEAVADLRFPA; encoded by the coding sequence ATGACCACGGCTGTAACCGAGTTCGAAGTCAAGGCGCTGGGGATCGTTCCCGCCGACATCGCCGCCCGCATCGAGAAGGCGGGGGGCACCCATATCACCGACCGGCGCATGCGCCGCTACGTCTACGACACGGTGCCGGCCGTCGTGGGCAAGTGGGTCCGCCTGCGGGACACCGGCACCGAGGTCACCTTGTGCGTGAAGGAGATCCACTCCGATCAGGTGGACGGCACCCGTGAGACCGAGGTTGGTGTTGCCGACTTCGGTCTCGCCCACGCCGCCCTCACCGCCAGCGGCCTGATCGCCCGCTCCTACCAGGAGAACCGGCGCTCCTCCTGGCTCCTCGACGGCGTCCGACTCGAACTCGACCACTGGCCCCTGATCCCCCCGTACCTGGAGATCGAGGCGGACACCGAGGCCGAGGTGTGGGCCATGGCCGACCGACTCGGCCTGGACCGCACCAGCCTCACCGCCGAGAACACGACCGCCGTCTACCGCCGGTACGGCATCGACCTGGAGGCGGTGGCCGACCTCCGTTTCCCCGCCTGA
- a CDS encoding serine hydrolase domain-containing protein → MPAPFTADDTTRLGDTFAQVVADGAAPGGVIAYGTTSADPRFLMAGTVAPECGESEPGPDTLYDIASLTKVVATWPLIGQALDAGLLDLDAPIRDFLPPMNSETPSGEATVRQLIAHTSGLRASTRLDLYRGADLPLHELLCREPLEDAPGQHRYINRGYILLGLALAHVYGHPLELLGDALWKTLGMDSTVYGPVSRTPQVAPTELRIPGAPRIWGAPHDDNASLLGGIAGHAGVFSTPTDLAVYVSRLLTAHADGDKHGLGEWLHASLVPQAPIEPGLDRGLSWILAAGGRVAYHHGFTGTSLYLAPDTGRYLVICTNAIYGGNARAKIAPLRELALKTISAT, encoded by the coding sequence GCCGATGACACCACCCGCCTCGGGGACACGTTCGCCCAGGTCGTCGCCGACGGCGCGGCCCCCGGCGGCGTCATCGCCTACGGCACCACCAGCGCCGACCCCCGGTTCCTCATGGCCGGCACGGTAGCCCCGGAGTGCGGCGAGAGCGAACCCGGGCCGGACACGCTGTACGACATCGCCTCGCTGACGAAGGTCGTCGCCACCTGGCCTCTGATCGGGCAGGCCCTGGACGCCGGGCTGCTCGACCTCGACGCCCCGATCCGCGACTTCCTGCCCCCGATGAACAGCGAGACCCCCAGCGGCGAGGCGACCGTCCGCCAGCTGATCGCGCACACCTCCGGGCTGCGCGCCTCCACCCGCCTCGACCTCTACCGCGGCGCCGACCTGCCCCTGCACGAACTCCTCTGCCGCGAACCGCTGGAAGACGCCCCCGGCCAGCACCGATACATCAACCGCGGCTACATCCTGCTCGGCCTGGCCCTCGCCCACGTCTACGGCCACCCCCTCGAACTGCTCGGCGATGCCCTGTGGAAGACGCTCGGCATGGACTCCACGGTGTACGGACCCGTCAGCCGCACCCCGCAGGTCGCCCCGACCGAGCTGCGCATCCCCGGCGCCCCGCGGATCTGGGGAGCCCCGCACGACGACAACGCCAGCCTGCTCGGCGGCATCGCCGGCCACGCCGGTGTCTTCTCCACCCCCACCGACCTGGCCGTATACGTCAGCAGGCTCCTGACCGCGCACGCGGACGGAGACAAGCACGGCCTGGGTGAATGGCTGCACGCCAGCCTGGTCCCCCAAGCTCCGATCGAGCCCGGCCTGGACCGCGGGCTGTCCTGGATCCTCGCCGCTGGCGGACGCGTGGCGTACCACCACGGGTTCACCGGCACGAGCCTCTACCTCGCACCGGACACCGGCCGCTACCTGGTGATCTGCACAAACGCCATCTACGGCGGCAACGCCCGCGCCAAGATCGCCCCACTGCGGGAACTCGCACTCAAGACCATCTCCGCCACCTGA
- a CDS encoding pyridoxamine 5'-phosphate oxidase family protein: MATAINKTDAFVDFWSEYHLATLTTLRPDGTPHVVPVGVTYDHGAGVARVITRKSSVKVTNILSALPGEARVAVSQVAGPRWLTIEGVAEVRTAEEEVSSAVNSYADRYGRRPAPDPERVVLEITPVRTMGRVELPARS; the protein is encoded by the coding sequence ATGGCTACCGCGATCAACAAGACCGATGCTTTCGTGGACTTCTGGTCCGAGTACCACCTCGCCACGCTGACGACATTGCGTCCGGATGGAACTCCACACGTTGTGCCAGTCGGTGTGACGTACGACCATGGAGCGGGTGTCGCACGCGTCATTACGCGAAAGAGCAGCGTGAAGGTCACCAACATTCTGTCCGCGCTTCCAGGTGAGGCGCGCGTTGCTGTGTCGCAGGTCGCAGGCCCAAGGTGGCTGACAATCGAGGGAGTTGCGGAAGTCCGAACCGCGGAAGAAGAAGTCTCCAGTGCGGTGAACAGTTACGCGGATCGCTATGGACGACGGCCCGCGCCGGACCCCGAGCGGGTCGTCCTGGAGATAACCCCGGTGCGCACCATGGGTAGGGTTGAGTTGCCCGCCCGCTCCTAG
- a CDS encoding TetR/AcrR family transcriptional regulator C-terminal domain-containing protein yields MPRQSVSLELATPELIAETALLMVDQDGCEALTFRTLAARLGIGHATLQRRCTDMAGLLDMCADHLAAGLPDIPAGTDWAAATEARFRRLYELLTDHPGLVALRGARPWLGRQLLKRLVEPQLAASLAAGMTPQEAISCYRRMYLLTLGSASFVDHRNPKGAQAATRTALAALDPEEFPVLTGHLAVIVSAVVDHEVYYQALRHLIHVANPTKPGL; encoded by the coding sequence ATGCCTAGGCAATCCGTGTCCCTGGAACTGGCCACACCCGAACTCATTGCCGAAACGGCCCTGTTGATGGTTGATCAGGACGGCTGTGAAGCTCTGACCTTCAGGACCCTCGCCGCGCGGCTCGGCATCGGCCACGCGACCCTCCAACGCCGGTGTACCGACATGGCCGGCCTCCTCGACATGTGCGCCGACCACCTCGCCGCCGGCCTGCCCGACATCCCCGCCGGCACCGACTGGGCCGCCGCCACCGAGGCCCGCTTCCGCCGGCTCTACGAGCTCCTCACCGACCACCCGGGCCTCGTCGCCCTGCGCGGTGCGCGGCCCTGGCTCGGCCGCCAGCTGCTCAAGCGCCTGGTGGAGCCCCAGCTCGCTGCCTCCCTCGCGGCCGGCATGACCCCGCAGGAGGCGATCTCCTGCTACCGCCGGATGTACCTCCTGACCTTGGGCAGTGCCAGCTTCGTGGACCATCGCAACCCGAAGGGCGCCCAGGCCGCCACGCGAACCGCGCTGGCCGCGCTCGACCCCGAAGAGTTCCCCGTCCTTACCGGCCACCTCGCCGTCATCGTCTCCGCCGTAGTCGACCACGAGGTCTACTACCAGGCACTTCGCCACCTCATCCATGTCGCCAACCCCACCAAACCAGGTCTATAG
- a CDS encoding AAA family ATPase: protein MHTDPQHRHAISAGPRPPRFVVVDGLRASGKSTVAPVLAELLGAEFIAPEGPGFDVLRRHTDTTTNVNARLHLWMSENYARSDRARQILESGRSVVTESYFHRTLATHAATGARHLPAVDWQTALVPHATYFLRVEPATRLARMAARGRADRTGYWSRLEEANLHLTQAVYDGFDLTPVDIGSARAGDIAQRIADLENAATRIPRQPTGSPLPDGARHDPTHREDSK, encoded by the coding sequence ATGCATACGGACCCTCAGCACCGGCATGCCATCTCCGCGGGACCGAGGCCGCCCAGGTTCGTCGTCGTCGACGGCCTGCGGGCCTCGGGGAAGAGCACCGTGGCCCCGGTCCTCGCCGAGTTGCTCGGCGCGGAGTTCATCGCGCCGGAGGGCCCCGGATTCGACGTCCTGCGCCGGCACACCGACACCACGACGAACGTGAACGCCCGCCTCCACCTGTGGATGTCCGAGAACTACGCGCGCTCGGACCGGGCCCGGCAGATCCTCGAATCGGGCCGCAGCGTGGTGACCGAAAGCTACTTCCACCGGACCCTCGCCACCCACGCCGCAACCGGCGCCCGGCACCTTCCCGCAGTGGACTGGCAGACCGCCCTGGTCCCACACGCCACGTACTTCCTACGGGTCGAGCCGGCCACCCGCCTCGCACGCATGGCCGCGCGCGGCCGGGCCGACCGCACCGGGTACTGGTCCCGGCTCGAGGAGGCCAACCTGCATCTGACCCAAGCCGTCTACGACGGCTTCGACCTCACCCCCGTCGACATCGGCTCCGCCCGGGCCGGCGACATCGCGCAGCGGATCGCCGATCTCGAGAACGCGGCCACCCGCATCCCCCGGCAGCCGACCGGTAGTCCGCTGCCGGATGGCGCCCGGCACGACCCGACCCACCGAGAGGACAGTAAATGA
- a CDS encoding FAD-binding protein, translating to MGELLADHTTLRLGGPADRFLTHTDPASWPDLAHTAAGDAAPFVLDGGSNTLAADTGYPGTVIRMDTRGVAVRPLGGDLVEVIVRAGEPLGSLVAFTVAEGLSGIEYLGGIPGTTGAAPASPRTASARSRDHRTGSSGSPWPTSRL from the coding sequence ATGGGTGAGCTGCTGGCCGACCACACCACCCTCCGCCTCGGCGGACCCGCCGACCGGTTCCTCACCCACACCGACCCCGCCTCCTGGCCCGACCTCGCCCACACCGCAGCCGGCGACGCGGCGCCGTTCGTGCTCGACGGCGGCAGCAACACCCTCGCCGCTGACACCGGCTATCCCGGGACCGTGATCCGCATGGACACCCGCGGCGTCGCCGTGCGCCCGCTCGGCGGCGACCTCGTGGAGGTCATCGTCCGGGCGGGAGAGCCGCTCGGCTCGCTCGTCGCCTTCACCGTCGCCGAGGGCCTGTCCGGCATCGAGTACCTCGGCGGGATCCCGGGTACCACCGGAGCCGCACCGGCGTCACCTCGGACCGCCTCAGCTAGATCTCGCGATCACCGAACCGGCAGCAGTGGCAGCCCATGGCCGACAAGTCGCCTCTGA
- a CDS encoding carbon-nitrogen hydrolase family protein: MARTLRLAVAQSTVPEDPTEPSALRVAGQEIRDLMAEAARAGARLVQFPEGAIVYPSKHVMASGPAGELVPADWSHAAWDVLREEAKSIAELAGELGLWTVFGSIHPLTPPNRPHNSLYIVSDRGRLVARYDKRFLSHTEVSFLYAPGREPLVFEVDGIRIGCALCVEANFPELFAEYERLDVDCVLLSVMVDDGPRARVAQAYGTLYNYWLGYSVPAQFSATAPSGIVGPGGRWLARCPADGRPALAIAEIDLDSKDPDVDVAVRYARPWRRAARAGLYDGRHPVGDPRSETGTAF, translated from the coding sequence GTGGCGAGGACATTGCGGTTGGCGGTCGCGCAGAGCACTGTGCCGGAAGACCCAACGGAGCCCAGTGCGCTGCGGGTGGCTGGGCAGGAGATCCGGGACCTGATGGCCGAGGCTGCCCGGGCGGGCGCGAGATTGGTGCAGTTCCCAGAGGGCGCGATCGTCTACCCGAGCAAGCACGTGATGGCGTCGGGGCCTGCCGGCGAGCTGGTTCCGGCCGACTGGAGCCATGCCGCGTGGGATGTGCTGCGCGAGGAAGCGAAGTCGATCGCCGAGCTGGCAGGGGAGCTCGGCCTGTGGACGGTGTTCGGATCGATTCACCCGCTGACGCCCCCAAACCGGCCGCACAACAGCCTCTACATCGTCTCCGACCGTGGCCGCCTCGTCGCACGGTACGACAAGCGCTTCCTGTCGCACACCGAGGTCTCCTTCCTCTACGCCCCCGGACGGGAACCGCTCGTTTTCGAAGTGGACGGCATCCGCATCGGCTGCGCGCTCTGCGTCGAGGCCAACTTCCCGGAGCTCTTCGCCGAGTACGAACGACTGGACGTCGACTGCGTCCTGCTGTCGGTGATGGTTGACGACGGTCCCCGAGCCCGAGTCGCGCAGGCGTACGGGACGCTCTACAACTACTGGCTGGGCTACTCCGTTCCCGCGCAGTTCAGCGCAACGGCGCCGTCCGGGATCGTAGGGCCCGGTGGGCGATGGCTGGCGCGCTGTCCCGCAGACGGCCGTCCGGCCCTGGCTATCGCGGAGATTGACCTCGACTCGAAGGATCCAGACGTCGACGTCGCGGTTCGCTACGCACGCCCCTGGCGCCGCGCAGCTCGCGCCGGGCTCTACGACGGGCGGCACCCCGTCGGCGACCCCCGCAGCGAAACCGGCACGGCGTTCTGA
- a CDS encoding DUF6087 family protein translates to MSEDEPFDDWAKRYLARREARIGELRALPMDGPPGRGAHVNPKAPRFLMRWTGYEWAAEAVVDDYAAAQRLLHGIVQPGPEPGVPGRPLPKPTGRHRKPPPS, encoded by the coding sequence GTGAGTGAAGACGAACCCTTTGACGACTGGGCCAAGCGGTACCTCGCCCGGCGGGAGGCCCGGATCGGGGAGCTGCGCGCCCTCCCGATGGACGGGCCGCCCGGTCGTGGTGCCCATGTGAATCCGAAGGCACCGAGGTTCCTGATGCGCTGGACGGGCTACGAGTGGGCTGCCGAGGCGGTCGTCGACGACTACGCCGCCGCGCAGCGTCTACTTCACGGGATCGTCCAGCCCGGGCCCGAGCCCGGGGTGCCGGGGCGGCCCTTGCCGAAGCCGACTGGACGTCACCGCAAGCCGCCACCCTCCTAG
- a CDS encoding pentapeptide repeat-containing protein, which translates to MAIRTFGLTTIALPDLDEPGLYLSNVDSLDSTRGSVQDFAYGNADLRSLDLAETQLISGRITGIHAQRTELESVNLHGVEITSSDLGSARWAESKLTRVHVRDTKLMGAALDGLVLDDVLFEGCKFDYATFDKVRATGPVAFIGCVLTEATFTDCDLSDVVFSDCQLRLTEFGAGRYRDTDLRENDLSQIRGVAHLAKVRIDPGQQAHLAEALVNELDITVGDD; encoded by the coding sequence ATGGCTATCCGCACCTTCGGCCTCACGACCATCGCCCTGCCTGACCTGGATGAGCCCGGCCTCTACCTGAGTAACGTCGATAGCCTCGACAGCACCCGCGGCAGCGTCCAGGACTTCGCGTACGGCAACGCCGACCTGCGCTCCCTCGACCTCGCGGAAACCCAGCTCATCAGCGGCCGGATCACCGGCATCCACGCGCAGCGCACCGAGCTGGAGTCGGTCAACCTCCACGGCGTGGAGATCACCAGCAGCGACCTCGGCTCAGCACGCTGGGCCGAGAGCAAACTGACCCGAGTCCACGTCCGCGACACCAAGCTAATGGGTGCCGCCCTGGACGGCCTGGTCCTCGACGACGTCCTGTTCGAGGGCTGCAAGTTCGACTACGCCACCTTCGACAAGGTCCGCGCCACCGGCCCCGTCGCCTTCATCGGTTGCGTCCTCACCGAGGCCACGTTCACCGACTGCGACCTGTCCGACGTCGTGTTCTCCGACTGCCAGCTCAGGCTCACCGAGTTCGGCGCCGGCCGCTACCGGGACACCGACCTACGCGAGAACGACCTCTCCCAGATCCGCGGCGTCGCCCACCTGGCGAAGGTCCGCATCGACCCCGGCCAGCAGGCCCACCTCGCCGAGGCCCTCGTGAACGAACTCGACATCACCGTCGGGGACGACTGA